In Paraburkholderia bryophila, a single genomic region encodes these proteins:
- a CDS encoding threo-3-hydroxy-L-aspartate ammonia-lyase produces MHALPAPTFDDVLDAAARLEGVAHRTPVLTSSTFNERTGASVFFKCENFQRMGAFKFRGAYNAISHFDAEQRKAGVLTYSSGNHAQAIALSARLAGIRATIIMPHDAPAAKVAATKGYGGEVITYDRYTENREEIGRRLAEERGMTLIPPYDHPHVIAGQGTAVKELIDETGPLDMLFVCLGGGGLIGGSALSAAALSPACTVIGVEPEAGNDGQQSLARGEIVRIDTPRTIADGAAATHLGDYTFAIIRKLVARIETVSDAQLIDTMRFFAQRMKIVVEPTGCLAAAAVLNGIVPVEGKRVGVVISGGNVDLEKLAQYLA; encoded by the coding sequence ATGCATGCGCTTCCCGCTCCCACTTTCGACGACGTCCTCGACGCCGCTGCGCGCCTCGAAGGCGTCGCGCACCGCACCCCTGTTTTGACCTCGAGCACGTTCAACGAACGCACGGGTGCGTCGGTATTCTTCAAGTGCGAGAATTTTCAGCGCATGGGCGCCTTCAAGTTTCGCGGCGCCTATAACGCGATTTCGCACTTCGACGCGGAGCAGCGCAAAGCCGGCGTGCTGACGTACTCGTCGGGCAATCATGCGCAAGCCATCGCGTTGTCCGCGCGGCTCGCCGGCATTCGCGCGACGATCATCATGCCGCACGACGCCCCCGCGGCCAAAGTTGCGGCGACCAAGGGTTACGGCGGCGAAGTCATCACCTACGACCGCTACACCGAGAACCGCGAAGAGATCGGCCGCCGCCTCGCCGAAGAACGCGGCATGACGCTGATTCCGCCTTACGACCATCCGCATGTGATCGCGGGGCAGGGCACCGCGGTGAAGGAATTGATCGATGAAACCGGCCCGCTCGACATGCTGTTCGTTTGTCTCGGCGGCGGCGGATTGATCGGCGGCAGCGCGTTGTCGGCGGCGGCGTTGAGCCCGGCATGCACGGTGATCGGCGTCGAGCCGGAAGCCGGCAACGACGGCCAGCAATCCCTCGCGCGCGGTGAGATTGTGCGCATCGACACGCCCCGTACTATCGCCGACGGCGCCGCCGCCACGCATCTCGGCGACTACACGTTCGCTATCATTCGCAAGCTGGTCGCGCGAATCGAAACGGTCAGCGACGCGCAGTTGATCGACACGATGCGTTTTTTCGCGCAGCGCATGAAGATCGTGGTCGAGCCGACGGGTTGCCTCGCGGCGGCCGCGGTGCTGAACGGCATTGTTCCCGTGGAAGGCAAACGCGTCGGCGTGGTGATCAGCGGGGGTAATGTCGATCTGGAAAAGCTCGCGCAATATCTCGCTTGA
- a CDS encoding LysE family translocator produces the protein MHAFSMMSDGFFLSLSLCLDIGLVNVAMISLTLSHGFKPGFWLGLGSCIGDLIYAALALAGMAALLQFESVRWVVWIGGAAILLFLTWKMAREAMFPASAPAVAGEADANAPHLSAWRGFLRGVLLAVSSPSAILWFAAVGGALIAKAGATSVTTAPVFLGGFFLGGLCWTIFICGLGSHGRKRAGTGLLRACHVLSALLFAYFSYSVIVNGYRDLIVQTAHAVS, from the coding sequence ATGCATGCTTTTTCAATGATGTCGGATGGTTTTTTTCTGTCGTTGTCGTTGTGTCTGGATATCGGTCTCGTGAACGTCGCGATGATTTCGCTGACGCTCTCGCACGGCTTCAAACCCGGCTTCTGGCTCGGCCTCGGCTCGTGCATCGGCGACCTGATTTACGCGGCGCTCGCGCTCGCGGGCATGGCCGCGCTGCTGCAGTTCGAATCGGTGCGCTGGGTGGTGTGGATCGGCGGCGCGGCGATTTTGCTGTTTCTCACGTGGAAGATGGCGCGTGAGGCAATGTTCCCGGCGTCGGCGCCCGCAGTCGCCGGCGAGGCGGACGCGAATGCGCCGCATCTGTCCGCATGGCGCGGCTTTTTGCGCGGCGTCTTGCTGGCGGTGTCGTCGCCTTCGGCGATTCTGTGGTTCGCAGCCGTCGGCGGCGCGTTGATCGCGAAAGCCGGTGCGACGAGCGTCACAACAGCGCCGGTGTTTCTCGGCGGCTTCTTTCTCGGCGGACTGTGCTGGACAATCTTTATCTGCGGGCTCGGCAGTCACGGCCGCAAGCGCGCCGGCACCGGTTTGCTGCGCGCGTGTCATGTGCTGTCCGCGCTGCTGTTCGCGTACTTCTCATATAGCGTGATCGTCAACGGGTATCGCGATCTGATCGTGCAGACCGCGCACGCGGTGAGCTGA
- a CDS encoding UbiD family decarboxylase: protein MKYKDLRDFVGRLESIGELRRISQTVSPVLEMTELCDRVLRTGGPALLFESKAEHAFPVLGNLFGTPRRVALGMGVDAQAGEGDGAALESLRDVGRLLSALKEPEPPKGLKDAGKLFSLAKAVWDMAPKTVSAPPCQEIVWEGNDVDLAKLPIQTCWPGDAGPLITWGLTVTKGPNKSRQNLGIYRQQLIGRNKLIMRWLAHRGGALDFREFALQNPGKPYPVAVVLGADPATILGAVTPVPDTLSEYQFAGLLRGGRTELAKCITPGVDGLQVPARAEIVLEGFIYPQEGTPSPAPAGAPPRPAKGASAGYEHALEGPYGDHTGYYNEQEWFPVFTVERITMRRDAIYHSTYTGKPPDEPAVLGVALNEVFVPLLQKQFTEITDFYLPPEGCSYRMAIVQMKKSYPGHAKRVMFGVWSFLRQFMYTKFIVVVDEDVNIRDWKEVIWAITTRIDPARDTVLVDRTPIDYLDFASPVAGLGSKMGLDATNKWPGETDREWGRPIEMDKAVKQRIDSLWNEFGL from the coding sequence ATGAAATATAAAGACCTGCGTGATTTTGTCGGCCGTCTCGAATCGATCGGAGAGCTGCGCCGTATCTCGCAAACCGTCTCGCCTGTCCTGGAAATGACCGAACTGTGCGACCGCGTGCTGCGCACCGGCGGCCCGGCATTGTTGTTCGAGAGCAAGGCTGAGCATGCGTTTCCGGTGCTCGGCAACCTGTTCGGCACGCCGCGTCGGGTGGCGCTCGGCATGGGTGTCGACGCGCAGGCCGGTGAAGGCGACGGCGCCGCACTCGAGTCGCTGCGCGACGTCGGCCGGCTGCTCTCCGCGTTGAAGGAACCGGAGCCGCCGAAAGGCCTCAAGGACGCAGGCAAACTCTTCTCGCTGGCCAAGGCGGTGTGGGACATGGCGCCCAAAACAGTGAGCGCGCCGCCCTGCCAGGAAATCGTCTGGGAAGGCAACGACGTGGACCTCGCCAAGCTGCCGATTCAGACCTGCTGGCCGGGCGACGCCGGCCCGCTGATCACGTGGGGCCTGACCGTCACAAAAGGCCCAAATAAGAGCCGACAAAATTTAGGCATATATCGCCAGCAACTGATCGGGCGTAACAAACTGATCATGCGCTGGCTCGCCCATCGCGGCGGCGCGCTCGATTTCCGCGAATTCGCGCTGCAGAATCCGGGCAAACCTTATCCGGTGGCGGTCGTGCTGGGCGCCGATCCGGCCACGATCCTCGGTGCGGTCACGCCGGTGCCCGATACCTTGTCCGAATACCAGTTCGCCGGACTGCTGCGAGGCGGGCGCACTGAACTCGCCAAATGCATCACGCCGGGCGTCGACGGTTTGCAGGTGCCCGCGCGCGCCGAGATCGTGCTCGAGGGGTTCATCTATCCGCAGGAAGGCACGCCCTCACCCGCTCCGGCCGGCGCGCCGCCCCGGCCCGCCAAAGGTGCATCGGCCGGCTACGAACATGCGCTGGAAGGCCCGTACGGCGACCACACCGGCTACTACAACGAGCAGGAGTGGTTCCCCGTCTTCACCGTCGAACGCATCACCATGCGCCGCGATGCGATCTATCACTCCACCTACACCGGCAAACCGCCCGACGAACCCGCGGTGCTCGGCGTCGCGCTCAACGAAGTGTTCGTGCCGCTGTTGCAGAAGCAGTTCACCGAGATCACCGATTTCTATCTGCCGCCCGAAGGCTGCAGCTACCGCATGGCCATCGTGCAGATGAAGAAAAGCTACCCCGGCCACGCCAAGCGCGTGATGTTCGGCGTGTGGAGTTTTCTGCGCCAGTTCATGTATACGAAGTTCATCGTCGTGGTCGACGAAGACGTCAATATTCGCGACTGGAAAGAGGTGATCTGGGCGATCACCACGCGCATCGATCCCGCGCGCGACACGGTGCTGGTGGACCGCACGCCGATCGACTATCTGGATTTCGCGTCGCCGGTGGCGGGGCTCGGTTCGAAGATGGGTCTCGACGCCACCAACAAGTGGCCCGGCGAAACCGATCGCGAATGGGGCCGACCGATCGAGATGGACAAGGCGGTCAAACAACGCATCGACTCGTTGTGGAACGAGTTCGGCCTGTAG
- a CDS encoding lytic transglycosylase domain-containing protein yields the protein MNAWLSWRPDERIAQVVRGVLRRGTRMSHHLFSIVGGIAVVLALVLWLMPALRGTLAAKLMPVVSAAVQAGPARLLQGNPLPSFGPPGSPSSDESLSANSNGADSASGASNGNTAATVSNTSFDGAFDGSGSAGMGVAALNGLDPRTMQSVSALARLIPSQRVSADARDDRVLVSTREQDLVASYLARRYRVAQEPVSELVKAAFDTGREVGLDPLLLLSVMAIESGFNPYAESGVGAQGLMQVMSKVHSDKFQYFGGQGAALEPVANIKVGALVLKDCIARGGSLPGGLRLYVGSTSQDDGGYGAKVMAERGRLRDVARGRKVPINAPQSPVLTTASANTTAAAAASGKRVQVTLDGGHPLSAAPVKTPVSEQDDASSNAPKHVASNSEFGA from the coding sequence ATGAACGCCTGGTTATCGTGGCGTCCCGATGAGCGTATTGCGCAGGTTGTGCGTGGTGTGCTGCGTCGCGGGACGCGAATGAGTCATCACCTGTTCAGCATCGTCGGCGGAATCGCTGTCGTGCTGGCACTCGTACTGTGGCTGATGCCGGCCTTGCGCGGCACACTCGCCGCCAAGCTGATGCCGGTTGTGTCGGCCGCCGTGCAAGCCGGGCCTGCCCGGTTGCTGCAGGGCAACCCGCTGCCGTCGTTCGGCCCGCCGGGTAGCCCGTCTTCCGACGAATCGCTGTCCGCCAATTCGAACGGTGCCGACAGCGCGAGCGGTGCGAGCAACGGCAACACCGCCGCCACCGTGAGCAACACCAGCTTTGACGGCGCCTTCGACGGCTCCGGTTCGGCCGGTATGGGCGTCGCGGCCCTCAACGGGCTCGACCCGCGCACCATGCAAAGCGTCAGCGCGCTGGCGCGTCTGATCCCGTCGCAGCGCGTCTCCGCCGACGCCCGCGATGACCGCGTGCTGGTGTCGACTCGTGAGCAGGATCTGGTCGCGTCTTACCTGGCGCGGCGTTATCGCGTCGCTCAGGAGCCCGTTAGCGAGCTCGTCAAGGCCGCGTTCGACACCGGCCGCGAAGTCGGTCTCGATCCGCTGCTGCTGCTGTCCGTGATGGCGATCGAATCCGGCTTCAACCCGTACGCCGAGAGCGGCGTGGGCGCGCAAGGCCTGATGCAGGTTATGTCGAAGGTGCATTCGGACAAGTTCCAGTACTTCGGCGGCCAGGGCGCGGCGCTCGAACCGGTCGCGAACATCAAGGTGGGCGCGCTGGTGCTGAAGGATTGCATCGCCCGTGGTGGTTCGTTGCCGGGTGGCTTGCGCCTGTACGTGGGCTCGACCTCGCAGGACGACGGCGGTTACGGCGCCAAGGTGATGGCTGAGCGCGGCCGTCTGCGTGACGTGGCGCGTGGCCGCAAGGTGCCGATCAATGCGCCGCAATCGCCGGTTCTGACGACTGCGTCGGCGAATACGACGGCTGCGGCGGCTGCCAGCGGCAAGCGCGTGCAGGTGACGCTCGACGGCGGTCATCCGCTGAGCGCGGCACCGGTGAAGACGCCGGTGTCCGAGCAGGACGACGCCAGTTCCAACGCGCCCAAGCATGTTGCTTCGAATTCGGAGTTCGGTGCTTAA